Proteins encoded within one genomic window of Rhododendron vialii isolate Sample 1 chromosome 1a, ASM3025357v1:
- the LOC131309301 gene encoding FCS-Like Zinc finger 8-like — MLRNRSRAVTTKQALMPDQSFPSPPSQNHTKPISSFFGSPNYLTGFLLKGHFDIDHTMSPTSVLDAKPFMTTTTTNQPFGYDKNHSKPKTPTMFSGNKHPWEELDPKGVGLALVDSMIVEKIDEISSHSRKVLFGSKLKIQIPSIPPNAFSTNESLKSPADFGIKTRNSVVVNSLSPFGSVKSSTQTKEYPGFLSASEMELSEDYTCVISHGPNPKTTIIYDDCIVERGCGGVPLRTSDKIGTIRSGCGGVGFFGMKKEYNSISERSNFPPESFLSSCYTCKKNLEQGKDIYIYRGEKAFCSSECRCQEMLFDEVKNPGI, encoded by the exons ATGCTGAGAAATAGATCAAGAGCAGTGACCACCAAACAAGCCCTTATGCCAGACCAGAGCTTTCCATCACCTCCCTCCCAAAATCACACCAAACCCATCTCATCTTTCTTTGGTTCACCGAATTATCTCACTGGGTTTTTACTAAAGGGTCATTTTGATATTGATCACACAATGAGCCCTACTTCAGTTCTTGACGCCAAGCCATTCATGACTACTACTACAACCAACCAGCCTTTTGGGTACGATAAAAATCATTCCAAACCGAAAACCCCCACCATGTTCTCAGGAAACAAACACCCATGGGAAGAGTTGGACCCGAAGGGCGTTGGTCTTGCTCTTGTTGACTCAATGATTGTTGAAAAGATTGATGAAATTTCCTCCCATAGTAGAAAGGTCTTGTTTGGATCAAAACTTAAGATTCAAATTCCATCAATTCCACCGAATGCCTTTTCTACTAATGAATCACTCAAATCTCCTGCAGATTTCGGAATTAAAACCCGGAATTCTGTAGTTGTGAATTCTTTATCCCCATTTGGGTCTGTTAAATCTAGCACCCAAACAAAGGAATATCCTGGGTTTCTCTCTGCAAGTGAGATGGAGCTTTCTGAGGACTACACATGCGTGATCTCTCATGGGCCTAATCCAAAAACCACAATTATATATGATGATTGTATTGTGGAAAGGGGATGTGGTGGTGTCCCTTTGaggacatccgataaaattggaacgatacGGAGTGGATGCGGTGGTGTAGGgttttttggaatgaaaaagGAGTACAATTCCATATCGGAAAGGTCGAATTTTCCACCGGAGAGTTTCCTCAGCTCCTGTTACACTTGCAAGAAGAATCTTGAACAGGGGAAAGACATTTATATTTACAG AGGTGAGAAGGCCTTTTGCAGCTCCGAATGCCGCTGCCAAGAAATGCTTTTTGATGAAGTGAAGAATCCAGGAATTTAA